The nucleotide sequence TTAGGGAAATTGCTTATGGCGTATTATGAGCAGAACGTTAAGGTTGCGTTAATTATTGGCACTAACGAAAAATCTTCTCAAAAGGTCACAATTAGAGACCTATCATCTAGAAAGCAGGAGGTTGTAGGGATAGGCGAGATTTTAGACCGTTTGAGACAAATATTATAACTTCTGCTCCTCTTCTATAGTGTTGATATAGTATGGAGGAGCTTCCCTCAACTGCAGTTGGAATTAAGCTAAAAGATGGAGTCATACTCGGTGCTGTAAGGAGGCTAAGTTATGGTGGATATGTACTGAGCAAATCAGCGAAGAAGGTCTTCTCCTTGGGAAGATTTGGCATAGCAGGCGCTGGGCTGTTTGGGGACTTCCAAAGTATAGTGAGGATAATGAACGTAGAGATCAAGTATTATGAGTTGGCAAATAATAGACCTATAACTACTAAGGCAGCAGCGAAACTACTTTCAGTTTTACTGTACCAGTATAAGTACATGCCGTTCATATCTGAAATACTGTTTGGCGGAATCGACGACGGAACACCGCAATTCTTCGTACTAGACCCACTTGGCTCCCTCCTTGACGACGTCTACGCTGCGGTAGGTTCTGGCGCGAGAGTGGCCATAGGAGTCCTAGAATCGGAATACAAAGATACCTTAAGCGTAAGCGAGGGTAAGGAACTTGTAATAAGGGCTCTAAGGGCATCGATAGAGAGAGACGTGACATCAGGAGACGGTATTGACGTATTAACGATAACAAGGGACAAGATAGACTCAGAATTTATATCAGCTTAACTTTAGCTTTTTAATAAGCATACGTATACGTGATCCATTACGCTTAAGTTATTGCTTGAGAGGAAGCTGTTCTCAGACTCTATCCTAATCAGAGGTCCGAAAATCGATATTAATGTAACGTACTTGTTAGACTGCTTCTTCTCAGTCACCACGTATCCATGACCGCAGAAGTCCCTTTCAGTGAACTCTGGTCTTGATTTCGCTATAACAAGTTTTACTTTCTCCCCTGGTGAGAAAACGTTAATCGACGATATCATGTCAACGTTTACCTTCAAATCCTCGCATTCAAGATTAATTAAGTCAATACCTCTGAGTGCTCCTGGTTCCACGGAAGCGATGTTACAGGTCTTTTCGAGTTTATAGTTATTTCCCGCGAGCAAGCTTTTTCATTTCCTTATTTAAGTTGATATATATTAATTTAGTGGGGCAGAGCTATGAGCGCTACGAGAAGAATAGTCTCGGATATGAATTCGTTATTGGACAAGACAGTTGTGGTGAGGCTAAATAATAACAGAACGTATGTGGGACAGTTATCAGCGTATGAGCTTAATCCATTTATAATTAGTTTAGCGAACGCCAAAGACAACGACAATAACAGTTACTTTAA is from Candidatus Aramenus sp. CH1 and encodes:
- a CDS encoding DNA-directed RNA polymerase subunit G; translation: MEPGALRGIDLINLECEDLKVNVDMISSINVFSPGEKVKLVIAKSRPEFTERDFCGHGYVVTEKKQSNKYVTLISIFGPLIRIESENSFLSSNNLSVMDHVYVCLLKS
- the psmB gene encoding archaeal proteasome endopeptidase complex subunit beta; translated protein: MEELPSTAVGIKLKDGVILGAVRRLSYGGYVLSKSAKKVFSLGRFGIAGAGLFGDFQSIVRIMNVEIKYYELANNRPITTKAAAKLLSVLLYQYKYMPFISEILFGGIDDGTPQFFVLDPLGSLLDDVYAAVGSGARVAIGVLESEYKDTLSVSEGKELVIRALRASIERDVTSGDGIDVLTITRDKIDSEFISA